A segment of the Sphingobacterium oryzagri genome:
GGGTAACAGCACGTTACGTATTCTAGATAAAAAATAACATGCAATACAAAAGGGCAGCTTCCAAAAGAGCTGCCCTTCGTTTTTTAGCGGTGTATCATCTTAATAAATCACGAGTTCATCCGTAAACAAAAATCCTTTGTTCACGTTTGTGGCTATAACTTTTACGTAGCGTGCCATTTGCGGCTTATCTAGCGTGACGGCAAACGTCTTAAACTTCAGTGTCGGATCTTTATGGTCGTCCAGGTTTTTCAGTACGCCAACCTCCCGATAGTTTTTGCCATTGTCAGATAGTAAGACGCGGAATTCCCCAGGGAAAAATACACCTGGTCCCGGTATTTGCATAAAGCGCATGGACACCGATTTAATTTCCTCTCGTCGCTCGAAATCTACATACGCATCAAAATCGTTCGTGAAACCCTGCCACTGCTGGTCGTGATAACTCAATCCGCCCGTTATGCCGTTGGTCAGTGTAAGCTCTTTTTGTGCCGGATACCCTTGCCATGCATTATTATAAAACACTTTTTTTCCAATCGCCTTATGTAGATCTAGCTTAATTTCTTCCACCGGACTTACGCGTGCTGAGTCGATGAAGGAAGCTGCTTTAATCAAGGCCTTCGTTGTAAACTCTACCGGCACGGTAAATGGTGTCGACCTGTGTGTCGGCTCCGATCCATCGATACTGTAGTAAATGTTGGGCACAAGTTGCTCCGAACTTAGCTTGACCGTATTGCTCATGCGATCTTTATTAAAAACAACCGTAGATACCACATGATACGACGGACGATAATAGTTTACATCCAACTGCTGCAAAATGCCGTAATGCCGCTGTAGTCTTTCTTTAAAATCGGGCCAGTTTCGCAATTCCTGATTTGTCCAATTTACTTCGGCAAGAGCCAGTGCACGCGGGAAAGCCATATATTCCACATGTTGATAAGTTGGTATATACTCCGTCCAGATATTCGCTTGTGCACCTAAGATGTGCTTCGCTTTATCAGCTTCCAACGCCGCCGGAACAGGATTGTACGCATATACTTTATCCATGGTGAGATATCCGCCAATTGCTTCGGGTTGCGTGCGCGGATCGGTTTGGTAACTGTCAAAATAGAGATAATTACCGGGCGTCATAATAACATCGTGCCCCATACTGGCCGCTTTTATGCCGCCTTCTTCGCCTCGCCAGCTCATTACGGTTGCGCCTTTTGTGAGGCCACCCTCCAAAATTTCATCCCATCCGATCAACTTCCTTCCTTTCGATTGCAAATATGCATCCATCTGCTGAATAGCATAGCTTTGTAGTTCGTGCTCGTCTTTCAGTCCTTTTGCTTCTTTCAGCGCCTGACATTTAGGACAATCTTTCCAATGTTTTTTTTCCGCCTCATCACCGCCTATATGGATGTAAGGCGAAGGGAAAATCGCAAGCACTTCATCCAGTACATTTTTTAAAAACGTAAATGTTTCCTCATTGCCCAGGCAAAACTCGCCTTGCGTGTAAGGTTGCCCGGAACAGGAAAGT
Coding sequences within it:
- a CDS encoding glycoside hydrolase family 20 protein, coding for MRIFRLLLLILSLPIGVFAQQYEVQLIPKPNKITYGEGRFTIGRHIALFATENFADVTALLSEYPQIQTLPVEVLKKIGKKHQHGIRLFPAEAADNIAQGAYRLEIDDNGILLKAHEPAAMISAVYTLIQLGLLQEDPQSVPQLIIDDSPRFAYRGLHLDVSRHFMPFSFLKKYIDLMALYKFNYFHWHLTDGAGWRLEIKQYPELTRKAAWRTHNSWKEWMANGRQYVEQGTPNASGGFYTQAQARELVAYAAKKGITVIPEIEMPGHSEEVLAVFPQLSCSGQPYTQGEFCLGNEETFTFLKNVLDEVLAIFPSPYIHIGGDEAEKKHWKDCPKCQALKEAKGLKDEHELQSYAIQQMDAYLQSKGRKLIGWDEILEGGLTKGATVMSWRGEEGGIKAASMGHDVIMTPGNYLYFDSYQTDPRTQPEAIGGYLTMDKVYAYNPVPAALEADKAKHILGAQANIWTEYIPTYQHVEYMAFPRALALAEVNWTNQELRNWPDFKERLQRHYGILQQLDVNYYRPSYHVVSTVVFNKDRMSNTVKLSSEQLVPNIYYSIDGSEPTHRSTPFTVPVEFTTKALIKAASFIDSARVSPVEEIKLDLHKAIGKKVFYNNAWQGYPAQKELTLTNGITGGLSYHDQQWQGFTNDFDAYVDFERREEIKSVSMRFMQIPGPGVFFPGEFRVLLSDNGKNYREVGVLKNLDDHKDPTLKFKTFAVTLDKPQMARYVKVIATNVNKGFLFTDELVIY